A section of the Zonotrichia leucophrys gambelii isolate GWCS_2022_RI unplaced genomic scaffold, RI_Zleu_2.0 Scaffold_73_224053, whole genome shotgun sequence genome encodes:
- the AKT2 gene encoding RAC-beta serine/threonine-protein kinase isoform X2 yields MSEALVVKEGWLHKRGEYIKTWRPRYFLLKSDGSFIGYKERPESPELALTPLNNFSVAECQLMRTERPRPNTFVIRCLQWTTVIERTFHVDTAQERDEWLQAIQAVASGLKLRPPAPEPPELEGSPGDGESAGRARGKVSMADFDYLKLLGKGTFGKVILVREKSSGRCYAMKILRKEVVIAKDEVAHTVTESRVLQNSRHPFLTALKYAFQTSDRLCFVMEYANGGELFFHLSRERVFPEPRARFYGAEIVSALEYLHSRDVVYRDIKLENLMLDKDGHIKITDFGLCKEGVTDGTPMKTFCGTPEYLAPEVLEDNDYGRAVDWWGLGVVMYEMLCGRLPFYSADHERLFELILLGELRFPKSLGPESRSLLAGLLKKDPKERLGGGPGDAREVMQHRFFAGIDWLDVVQRKLVPPFRPQVTSEVDTRYFDEEFTAQSITVTPPERCELLDSPDCDHQTHFPQFSYSASIRE; encoded by the exons ATGAGTGAGGCGCTGGTGGTCAAGGAGGGCTGGCTGCACAAGAGGG GCGAGTACATCAAGACGTGGCGCCCCCGCTATTTCCTGCTCAAGAGCGACGGCTCCTTCATCGGCTACAAGGAGCGGCCGGAGAGCCCCGAGCTGGCCCTGACCCCCCTCAACAACTTCTCCGTGGCCG AGTGCCAGCTGATGAGGACGGAGCGGCCGCGCCCCAACACCTTCGTCATCCGCTGCCTGCAGTGGACAACGGTCATCGAGAGGACCTTCCACGTGGACACGGCCCAGGAACG GGATGAATGGCTCCAGGCCATCCAGGCCGTGGCCTCGGGGCTCAAGCTCCGCCCGCCGGCCCCGGAGCCGCCCGAGCTCGAGGGATCCCCCGGGGACGGAGAGAGCGCCGGGAGAGCGCGCGGCAAAGTG AGCATGGCAGACTTTGATTACCTGAAGCTGCTGGGCAAGGGCACCTTCGGGAAGGTGATCCTGGTGCGCGAGAAAAGCTCCGGGCGCTGCTACGCCATGAAAATCCTGCGCAAGGAGGTCGTCATTGCCAAG GACGAGGTGGCGCACACGGTGACCGAGAGCCGGGTGCTGCAGAACAGCCGGCACCCCTTCCTGACC gCTCTCAAGTACGCCTTCCAGACCAGCGACCGCCTGTGCTTTGTCATGGAATACGCCAACGGCGGGGAG ctgtttttccACCTGTCCCGCGAGCGCGTGTTCCCGGAGCCGCGGGCTCGGTTCTACGGCGCCGAGATCGTCTCAGCCCTCGAGTACCTGCACTCGCGGGACGTCGTCTATCGCGACATCAAG ctggagaaTCTGATGCTGGACAAGGACGGGCACATCAAGATCACGGATTTCGGGCTCTGCAAGGAGGGGGTGACGGACGGGACCCCCATGAAAACTTTCTGTGGCACCCCCGAGTACCTGGCGCCCGAG GTCCTGGAAGACAACGACTACGGGCGCGCCGTGGACTGGTGGGGGCTGGGCGTGGTCATGTACGAGATGCTGTGCGGGCGCCTCCCGTTCTACAGCGCCGACCACGAGCGGCTCTTCGAGCTCatcctgctgggggagctgcggttccccaaatccctggggccCGAGAGCCGCTCCCTGCTGGCCGGGCTGCTCAAAAAGGACCCTAAGGAAAG GCTGGGCGGGGGCCCGGGCGACGCCCGCGAGGTGATGCAGCATCGCTTCTTCGCGGGCATCGATTGGCTGGACGTGGTGCAGAGGAAG CTGGTGCCGCCCTTCCGGCCGCAGGTGACGTCGGAGGTGGACACGCGGTACTTCGACGAGGAGTTCACGGCGCAGAGCATCACGGTGACGCCCCCCGAGAGAT gtgagcTCCTGGACTCTCCGGACTGCGACCATCAGACGCATTTCCCACAGTTCTCCTACTCGGCCAGCATCCGCGAGtga
- the AKT2 gene encoding RAC-beta serine/threonine-protein kinase isoform X3 — protein MSEALVVKEGWLHKRGEYIKTWRPRYFLLKSDGSFIGYKERPESPELALTPLNNFSVAECQLMRTERPRPNTFVIRCLQWTTVIERTFHVDTAQERDEWLQAIQAVASGLKLRPPAPEPPELEGSPGDGESAGRARGKVSMADFDYLKLLGKGTFGKVILVREKSSGRCYAMKILRKEVVIAKDEVAHTVTESRVLQNSRHPFLTALKYAFQTSDRLCFVMEYANGGELFFHLSRERVFPEPRARFYGAEIVSALEYLHSRDVVYRDIKLENLMLDKDGHIKITDFGLCKEGVTDGTPMKTFCGTPEYLAPEVLEDNDYGRAVDWWGLGVVMYEMLCGRLPFYSADHERLFELILLGELRFPKSLGPESRSLLAGLLKKDPKERLGGGPGDAREVMQHRFFAGIDWLDVVQRKLVPPFRPQVTSEVDTRYFDEEFTAQSITVTPPERCELLDSPDCDHQTHFPQFSYSASIRE, from the exons ATGAGTGAGGCGCTGGTGGTCAAGGAGGGCTGGCTGCACAAGAGG GGCGAGTACATCAAGACGTGGCGCCCCCGCTATTTCCTGCTCAAGAGCGACGGCTCCTTCATCGGCTACAAGGAGCGGCCGGAGAGCCCCGAGCTGGCCCTGACCCCCCTCAACAACTTCTCCGTGGCCG AGTGCCAGCTGATGAGGACGGAGCGGCCGCGCCCCAACACCTTCGTCATCCGCTGCCTGCAGTGGACAACGGTCATCGAGAGGACCTTCCACGTGGACACGGCCCAGGAACG GGATGAATGGCTCCAGGCCATCCAGGCCGTGGCCTCGGGGCTCAAGCTCCGCCCGCCGGCCCCGGAGCCGCCCGAGCTCGAGGGATCCCCCGGGGACGGAGAGAGCGCCGGGAGAGCGCGCGGCAAAGTG AGCATGGCAGACTTTGATTACCTGAAGCTGCTGGGCAAGGGCACCTTCGGGAAGGTGATCCTGGTGCGCGAGAAAAGCTCCGGGCGCTGCTACGCCATGAAAATCCTGCGCAAGGAGGTCGTCATTGCCAAG GACGAGGTGGCGCACACGGTGACCGAGAGCCGGGTGCTGCAGAACAGCCGGCACCCCTTCCTGACC gCTCTCAAGTACGCCTTCCAGACCAGCGACCGCCTGTGCTTTGTCATGGAATACGCCAACGGCGGGGAG ctgtttttccACCTGTCCCGCGAGCGCGTGTTCCCGGAGCCGCGGGCTCGGTTCTACGGCGCCGAGATCGTCTCAGCCCTCGAGTACCTGCACTCGCGGGACGTCGTCTATCGCGACATCAAG ctggagaaTCTGATGCTGGACAAGGACGGGCACATCAAGATCACGGATTTCGGGCTCTGCAAGGAGGGGGTGACGGACGGGACCCCCATGAAAACTTTCTGTGGCACCCCCGAGTACCTGGCGCCCGAG GTCCTGGAAGACAACGACTACGGGCGCGCCGTGGACTGGTGGGGGCTGGGCGTGGTCATGTACGAGATGCTGTGCGGGCGCCTCCCGTTCTACAGCGCCGACCACGAGCGGCTCTTCGAGCTCatcctgctgggggagctgcggttccccaaatccctggggccCGAGAGCCGCTCCCTGCTGGCCGGGCTGCTCAAAAAGGACCCTAAGGAAAG GCTGGGCGGGGGCCCGGGCGACGCCCGCGAGGTGATGCAGCATCGCTTCTTCGCGGGCATCGATTGGCTGGACGTGGTGCAGAGGAAG CTGGTGCCGCCCTTCCGGCCGCAGGTGACGTCGGAGGTGGACACGCGGTACTTCGACGAGGAGTTCACGGCGCAGAGCATCACGGTGACGCCCCCCGAGAGAT gtgagcTCCTGGACTCTCCGGACTGCGACCATCAGACGCATTTCCCACAGTTCTCCTACTCGGCCAGCATCCGCGAGtga
- the CUNH19orf47 gene encoding uncharacterized protein C19orf47 homolog: protein MATSEWLRFFEDAGIPPGPALGYAVAFVDNRIHKNMLLDLTRELMKELGITVVGDVIAILRHAKVVHRQEMCRAASQSLQPEPAGGSRRDPLDHQWDHEQDPDRDRPQDPPRAHRDPPDPPRARRDPQDHPRDPTRAPVGAAGRMIAKSLSREPPRNPPGAGISVTVPNGAGGSGAEAVPALPRRRRVTAEAEGKYVISLPKGTTARSRHILRLHAARGLGRPSVFERLGAEAKAAAAAGAKPSGVFSRLGAAPEGPDGTADPSAGDPADPEALPYAGVLKKRRECSGTATTTMAAQDGAVSSSGGGAWGCGQVSSSSRSVFRRLGRKPD, encoded by the exons CCACCTCGGAGTGGCTCCGTTTCTTCGAGGACGCCGGGATCCCCCcgggccctgccctgggctaCGCCGTGGCCTTCGTGGACaacag GATCCACAAGAACATGCTGCTGGACCTGACCAGGGAGCTGATGAAGGAGCTGGGCATCACCGTGGTGGGCGACGTCATCGCCATCCTGCGCCACGCCAAGGTGGTGCACAGGCAG GAGATGTGCCGGGCGGCCTCGCAGTCGCTGCAGCCGGAGCCTGCGGGGGGATCCCGGCGGGATCCACTGGATCACCAATGGGATCATGAACAGGATCCCGACCGGGATcgtccccaggaccccccccgggctcacagggaccccccggaccccccccgggcccgcagggacccccaggatcaCCCCCGGGATCCCACGCGGGCCCCGGTTGGCGCCGCGGGCAGGATGATCGCCAAGAGCCTGAGCCGGGAGCCCCCCCGGAACCCCCCCGGCGCCGGCATCTCCGTCACCGTCCCCAACGGCGCCG GTGGATCCGGTGCCGAGGCTGTGCCGGCGCTGCCCAGGCGGCGCCGGGTGACGGCCGAGGCCGAGGGCAAGTACGTGATCTCGCTGCCCAAGGGCACCACGGCCCGCAGCCGCCACATCCTGCGCCTGCACGCCGCCCGAG ggctgggccgtCCCTCGGTGTTCGAGCGCCTCGGGGCCGAGGCCAAAGCGGCCGCAGCCGCCGGAGCCAAG CCCTCGGGCGTGTTCAGCCGCCTGGGCGCCGCCCCGGAGGGCCCTGATGGCACAGCCGATCCCAGCGCGGGGGATCCGGCGGATCCCGAGGCGCTGCCCTACGCCGGCGTGCTCAAGAAGCGCCGGGAATGTTCCGGAACGGCCACGACGACGATGGCGGCGCAGGACGGGGCCGTGTCCAGCtcggggggcggggcctgggggTGTGGCCaggtcagcagctcctcccGCAGCGTCTTCCGCAGGCTGGGCCGGAAACCCGACTGA